A stretch of DNA from Variovorax paradoxus:
GGGCATCCATGCGCTCCAGGTCCGCGTGTGGCACGCGTTGCGTGCGCCCTGCGGAGTTCACCAGGATGTCGATGGCGCCGAATTTCCCTTGTAATTCCGCCGCCAGAGCGTCATGAGCGGCGTGGTCTTCGAGGGGAATATGGGCGACCGTATGACCCTGCCCGGGCAGATCGGAAACGAGGGCTTCGGCACGCTCCCTGCCAGCGTTGTAGCCGATCACCACGCGCGCGCCCTCGCGCGCGAGCAGTTGCGCGCAGGCCGCACCGATACCGCTGCTGGCCCCTGTTACGACGGCAATCCTGCCTGCCAGTTGTTCAGATTTCATAGATGGATATTTCCATGGCAGCCAACGGCGCCTTGGGCGGACTTTAGGGTTGCCCGTCTCGGTGGTCGGAGGTAAATTCCATTTAACGGACACGACCTTCGTTCTTCATCCGCACGCCGGGCTCCGGTCGTGCACAGTTGCGCTATGAGAAACCAGACTCCCCGCGTTGAAGAGCCAGCTGCGACCACGGATGCCGGGTCGCTCAAGCGCGGTGTCCAGATTCTGAAAATCCTAGCGACAGTGGGGGCACGCGGACTCGCGCTCACGGAAATCGCTGACCGCGCGGGCCTGCCGCATCCCAGTGTCCATCGCGTGTTGCGCCAGCTGCTCGATGATCGCCTGGTCTCTCGCAACGAAGACATCAAGCGCTACCGCCTCGGTCCGCTCGCCTTCGAGCTGGGCATTGCGTGTTCCACCATGTACGGTGATCTTCGCGACCTCTGCGCGAACGCGATGGAGATGCTGTCGGAGCAAACGGGCGACACGTCCTATCTTGTTGTGCGAAGCGGCTTCGACGCGGTCTGCATGCATCGCCACGAAGGAGAGTTTCCAATCCGGGCGCTCGTTCTGGACGTGGGCGGGCGCAGGCCATTGGGCGTGGGCGCCGGCGGACTCGCGCTGCTGGCGGCGGTGAAGGAAGACGAGCGCCACCAGATCATCGAGCGGGTCGGGCCCAAACTGCACGCGTTCGGAGGCATGACGGCGGAAGACTTGGAGCGGGCATGTGTGCTCACCCACGACAACGGTGCCGCGGTCATCCACGACACCTTGAGTCTCGGGGTGAGTGCCGTGGGCCTGGCGTTCTTCGACGGGCTTGGGCAGCCGGTAGGCGCGCTCAGCGTGGCGGCACTTTCGCACCGCATGACGGGCGAGCGGGTCAAGCGCATCGCGGAATTGCTCAAGGACGGCCGTGCCGACGTCGAACGGCGCATGAACCGCAAGCACCTGAACGGCTGGAAGACCGGCACCTAGCGTCCGCCGCTTGGCGTGCCCGTAAGGGGCGGCGCTGCGGCGTCTCATGCCCCGCAGTCCCATCCGGTCTGGTGCTCAGACGCTCGTGTCAAGGCCGTCGAAATCCTCGGTGATCGCCGCCCTGCGGGCGCCAGTTCGTGCGCGCTCGGCCGCCGGGTCAGCGCTTTCAAGCTGTGTCCGTCAATCGGACACGGAGGTGGTGCACGGACGGCCCCGCATCAACAATTCTCTCCGCCAAACGCATCGGAGAAGTTTCCGATTAGCGCACAGCCGTAGGGGCCAAGTGCCCTGTAACGCAACCATCCTTCACGAGGAGCAAGCATGAGCACTGAGCAAGAAAACCCCGTTCGCGTCGAATTCGAGGAAGGGATCGCCTGGGTCATCCTCAACCGGCCCGACAAGCGCAACGCCATGAGTCCCGCACTCAATTCCCGCATGATCGAGGTCCTTGACGAACTTGAGACCGACCCGCGTTGCAAGGTGCTGGTGCTGACCGGCGAAGGGGACTCGTTCACGGCCGGGATGGACCTCAAGCTGTTCTTTCGGGACGCCGAGCAGCAGCATACCCCCGAGCGCCTCATCCAGATTCGCCGCGACTTCACGCAATGGGCGCAGCGCCGTTTGCAAGGCTACATAAAGCCGACGATCGCGATGGTCAACGGCTGGTGCTTCGGCGGCGGTCTCACGCCGCTCGTTTGCTGCGACCTTGCCATCGCGGACGAGCAGGCCCAGTTCGGCGTCTCCGAGATCAACTGGGGAATCATCCCCGGCGGCAACGTCACGCGTGCGCTGGCGGCGACCATGGGACGGCGCGACGCCCTCTACTACATCATGACCGGCATCCCGTTCGATGGCCGTCGGGCCCAGCAGGTGGGACTGATCAACGAGGCTGTGCCCAAGGAGCAACTGCGTGCCCGCACGGTGGAACTCGCGAAGATCCTGATGTCGAAGAATCCCTCGGTGCTTCGCAACGCCAAGCAGGCCTTCATCAACGGCGGAAACCTCCCGTGGGATGTCGCGGAGGATTACCTGAGCGCCAAGAACTTCATGAGCATGATGCAGGACCCCGAGAAGGGGCGTGCGCAGGGGCTCAAGCAGTTCCTGGACGACAAGACCATCAAGCCCGGCTTGCAAGGCTACACGCGCGAAGGCGACGCATGACAACGGTGAACGTCGATCGTCTGCTCTCGCCCAGGTCGGTCGTGGTGGTGGGCGCTTCGGCCCGGCCGGAAAGCCCCGGTGCCCGGGTCTTCGCTGGTCTCAAGCGCTTGGACTTTGCGGGCGCCATTCACCTGGTGAATCCGACGCGCGCTGAACTGGATGGGCATCCTTGTGTCGCTAGCATCTCGGCGATTCCACAAGAAGTCGACCTGGCGGTACTTTGCGTTCCCAAGGATGCCGTCCAGGCCTCGCTCGAGGCATGCATCGAGCGGAAAGTCGGCGCCGCAGTGGTATTTGCCGCGGGGTATGCCGAACAGGACGAGGGCGGCGCGCAAGAGCAACGCCGCCTCGAAGACACGGCACGTGCTGCGGGCATCGCCCTGCTGGGCCCGAACTGCCTGGGCTTTGCGAATCTGCGCGCACGCGCCCCGATCACGATGGTCAACATCGCGAAACCCGCATCGGATGCGCCGGGTGTCGCCATCGTCGCCCAGAGCGGTGCGTTCATGTCTTCGCTGTACGCCACGATGTCGCTCAAGGGCACCCCGGTGTCGTCGATCATTTCGGTCGGCAATCAGGCCGTGCTTGGTGTAGAGGATTTCTTGGCGCGATTCATCGACGACGACGGTACGTGCGTCATGGCCGTCTTTGCCGAACGACTGCGCGAGCCGAAGCGTTTCCTGGAACTGGCGGCCCGCGCTAGAGAAAAGCACAAGCCCATCGTCATGATGCACACCGGCCGCAGCAGCAAGGCCCGCGACGCAGCGGCTTCGCATACCGGCGCGCTCGCCGGCGACGACGCGATCATGCGTGCGCTGGTGGCACATGAATCCGTGATCCTCGTGGACTCCATCGATGAACTGGCGGATGTCGCGGCTCTGGCGGCTGCGTTTCCGGAAGCGCCCACGAAGGGCGTGGGCGTCGTCACGAACTCGGGCGCGCTGCGTGGCATCACCTTCGATTTCTGCGAAAGCGCCGGCCTCGACGTGCCCGTGCTCGACGCTGCGACGGTCGAGAAGATGGCGTCGCGTCTTCCCGCCTATGCAGTCGCGGAAAACCCGATCGATGTCACCGTGCAGGCCATCGCGGAGCCGGACCTGATCGGCGCTGGGGCGCGGGCCCTGCTGGACGATCCCAACATCGGCAGCGCTGTGCTGGCGGTACACGCGGGCAAGGAGGCTGCGGAATATGCGCGCCTGGCCGGCCCGATGCTTGCCGGTTCCCGCAAGCCTGTCGCCTACAGCCTGTTGGGCGAAGGCGCGCCGCTCTCGCCGGAACTGGCCGCGGCGCTGCGCGAGAACGGCATTCCGCTGTTCCGCTCAGTGGAGCGCGCGTTGGGCGCGGTGGCGAAGCTCACGGGGTACGGAAGGTCTCGTCTCCGATCCCCGCGCGCGGCCAGCCCGTCCGCACCGGTCCCGGTGTTCGCGGGTGCCGGGACCCTGACAGAGCACGACAGCAAGAACTGGCTGCGGCAACTTGGCATCGCCGTGCCCAAGGGCGCTCTCGCTAAGACGGTGAGCGACGCGACGCGCATCGCCAAAGACATCGGCTATCCCGTGGTGCTGAAGGCACAGGCCTCCGGGCTCGCCCACAAGAGCGACGCAGGCGGGGTGATCCTGAACATCGCCGACGAGGTCGCATTGCTTCGCGCCTGGGACGAACTGCATGCGAACGTCCGGCGCGCAAGGGACGGTCTCGCGCTTGACGGTGTGCTCGTCGAATCGATGGCCCGCAAGGGCATTGAGCTGGTGATCGGCATCAAACGCGATCCCGACTGGGGGCCGGTGATGCTGCTCGGCCTGGGCGGCATCTGGATCGAGATTCTCAAGGACGTGCGGCTGATGCCTCTCGATTTCACCGAGGCGGCCATTGTC
This window harbors:
- a CDS encoding IclR family transcriptional regulator — protein: MRNQTPRVEEPAATTDAGSLKRGVQILKILATVGARGLALTEIADRAGLPHPSVHRVLRQLLDDRLVSRNEDIKRYRLGPLAFELGIACSTMYGDLRDLCANAMEMLSEQTGDTSYLVVRSGFDAVCMHRHEGEFPIRALVLDVGGRRPLGVGAGGLALLAAVKEDERHQIIERVGPKLHAFGGMTAEDLERACVLTHDNGAAVIHDTLSLGVSAVGLAFFDGLGQPVGALSVAALSHRMTGERVKRIAELLKDGRADVERRMNRKHLNGWKTGT
- a CDS encoding acetate--CoA ligase family protein; this translates as MTTVNVDRLLSPRSVVVVGASARPESPGARVFAGLKRLDFAGAIHLVNPTRAELDGHPCVASISAIPQEVDLAVLCVPKDAVQASLEACIERKVGAAVVFAAGYAEQDEGGAQEQRRLEDTARAAGIALLGPNCLGFANLRARAPITMVNIAKPASDAPGVAIVAQSGAFMSSLYATMSLKGTPVSSIISVGNQAVLGVEDFLARFIDDDGTCVMAVFAERLREPKRFLELAARAREKHKPIVMMHTGRSSKARDAAASHTGALAGDDAIMRALVAHESVILVDSIDELADVAALAAAFPEAPTKGVGVVTNSGALRGITFDFCESAGLDVPVLDAATVEKMASRLPAYAVAENPIDVTVQAIAEPDLIGAGARALLDDPNIGSAVLAVHAGKEAAEYARLAGPMLAGSRKPVAYSLLGEGAPLSPELAAALRENGIPLFRSVERALGAVAKLTGYGRSRLRSPRAASPSAPVPVFAGAGTLTEHDSKNWLRQLGIAVPKGALAKTVSDATRIAKDIGYPVVLKAQASGLAHKSDAGGVILNIADEVALLRAWDELHANVRRARDGLALDGVLVESMARKGIELVIGIKRDPDWGPVMLLGLGGIWIEILKDVRLMPLDFTEAAIVEELTRLRASGVLQGARGNRPADLRAVARIAATLGQAVLATPQVKEVDLNPVIVYPEGEGAVALDALIVA
- a CDS encoding p-hydroxycinnamoyl CoA hydratase/lyase is translated as MSTEQENPVRVEFEEGIAWVILNRPDKRNAMSPALNSRMIEVLDELETDPRCKVLVLTGEGDSFTAGMDLKLFFRDAEQQHTPERLIQIRRDFTQWAQRRLQGYIKPTIAMVNGWCFGGGLTPLVCCDLAIADEQAQFGVSEINWGIIPGGNVTRALAATMGRRDALYYIMTGIPFDGRRAQQVGLINEAVPKEQLRARTVELAKILMSKNPSVLRNAKQAFINGGNLPWDVAEDYLSAKNFMSMMQDPEKGRAQGLKQFLDDKTIKPGLQGYTREGDA